The Synergistaceae bacterium genome contains a region encoding:
- the metF gene encoding methylenetetrahydrofolate reductase [NAD(P)H], whose translation MNDFFDRLLPSYTYEIFPPKGKAGLEGTYAVIDSLVSFNPDLISVTYGAGGTSRDNTVEIASGIQNKYNVCGVAHLTCVGSTKQNIREILIRLRENNVRNILALRGDLKDESDLGEFHHASELIKFIKNEFGDEFDIFAACYPEKHPEANSVDDDLIHLKEKCDLGVKGLISQLFFDNDIFAHWRERARSLGITQPIIAGIMPITSAGQISKVVEMCGASVPERVRRFVDAYGHHAGAVKEAGIAYAIEQIIDLLARGVDGIHLYTMNQADTVRRIDAGIRSVLYTKRYALYGQR comes from the coding sequence ATGAATGATTTTTTTGATAGACTTTTGCCGAGCTATACTTACGAGATATTCCCGCCTAAAGGTAAGGCCGGACTTGAGGGAACTTATGCGGTAATTGACAGCCTCGTGAGCTTTAATCCTGATTTAATCAGCGTAACTTACGGAGCAGGAGGAACAAGCCGCGATAATACAGTAGAAATAGCTTCAGGCATTCAGAATAAATATAACGTCTGCGGAGTCGCTCATTTAACATGTGTAGGCAGCACAAAGCAAAATATCAGGGAGATTCTAATCAGGCTCAGAGAAAATAACGTCAGAAATATTTTAGCTTTACGGGGCGATCTCAAAGACGAGTCAGATTTAGGCGAATTTCATCATGCGTCAGAATTAATTAAATTCATAAAAAATGAGTTCGGCGACGAGTTTGATATTTTTGCTGCGTGTTATCCCGAAAAGCACCCCGAGGCAAATTCAGTTGATGATGATTTGATTCACCTGAAAGAAAAATGTGATCTCGGCGTGAAGGGCTTAATCTCGCAGTTATTCTTTGACAATGATATTTTTGCTCATTGGAGAGAACGAGCGCGCTCACTGGGAATAACTCAGCCTATAATAGCCGGAATAATGCCGATAACTTCAGCGGGTCAAATTTCCAAAGTCGTAGAAATGTGCGGTGCTTCTGTGCCTGAAAGAGTACGCAGATTTGTTGATGCATACGGACATCACGCAGGAGCAGTAAAAGAGGCCGGAATAGCCTACGCAATCGAGCAAATTATAGACTTACTTGCGCGCGGAGTTGACGGTATTCACCTTTACACAATGAATCAGGCCGACAC
- a CDS encoding adenosylmethionine decarboxylase gives MSPKGVHYIVEVSGCDDTITKVSKLQEILTEAARRAHAQVWSVSFNRFPPNGVSGVVVISESHLSVHTWPEADYMALDIYTCGAHTEPMLAVNYVLEQVHASHIHITEITRGLDDNDKVFYHSFITWEENRDNGMPTKS, from the coding sequence TTGTCCCCTAAGGGTGTTCATTATATCGTCGAAGTTTCTGGCTGTGATGACACTATCACTAAAGTTTCAAAGCTGCAAGAAATCTTAACCGAAGCGGCAAGACGTGCACATGCTCAAGTCTGGTCAGTGTCGTTTAACAGATTTCCGCCTAATGGAGTCAGCGGAGTAGTAGTCATCAGCGAGTCTCATTTATCCGTACATACTTGGCCCGAAGCAGATTATATGGCCTTAGATATTTACACGTGCGGTGCTCATACTGAACCGATGTTGGCAGTAAATTACGTGCTTGAACAAGTTCATGCGTCCCATATTCATATAACGGAGATAACGCGCGGGCTTGATGATAATGATAAAGTGTTCTATCACTCTTTTATCACATGGGAAGAAAACAGGGATAACGGAATGCCGACGAAAAGCTGA